A segment of the Methanomassiliicoccales archaeon genome:
TCGGGCGTTATAGACCTCAGCGTAGGTTCGGTCTATGCATTTGGTGCTCTCTTTTTTGTCGTTTTTACTCAGGCAATTGGCCAGTCTTGTGTTGCGGCTTTCGTTTTAATTTTGTGTTGTGCTTTTGTATGCGGTTTAATCAATGGCATTATAACAGAACATTTCAACGTACCTTCAATGATTACTACTTTAGGAATGATGTTTGTATTACGGGGTGTGCTTTATTTGGCCACAGGAGGGTTTCCTCGATCTTTTGGTAGTTATCATAACATTTTTTTTGATGTGCTCGCCGGTCGGATTGGAGAAACTCCGTTTCGATATTCATTATTTTGGCTGATCGGCATAGCTCTTTTAGCTCACTTAATTTTGTTTTATACGCGTTTTGGAAATCACATCTTTGCAACAGGTGGTAACCCAATGTTAGCCAGGCTAATGGGTATTAATGTAAGTAAAATTCGTATAACATGCTTTATAATAAGCTCTGTACTTGCTGCTTTCGGGGGGATTATGTCTGTAGCACGGTTTCGTATGGTAGCTGTCACACATGGCGAAGGGTTAGAGCTGGCAGCCATCGCTGCTGCAGTTACAGGTGGCACTTTGCTCAGAGGGGGCTATGGCACGGTAATAGGAGCTCTCATGGGTGCTACCCTTATTTCCTCCTTGCGCTCAGGGTTATTATTATCAGGCGTTCCAGGACACTGGTACATTGTCTTTATGGGAATAATTCTTGCAATTGCAGCAATGATTAACGAGGGGGTGTGGAGAAAATGGTTACGAAAATAGCTAATAATGTATTGGTTTATATGGAAAATATTAGCAAAAGTTTTGGGCCTGTGAGGGCGTTAAAAGGTGTAGACTTTTTTGTAAAACATTCTGAGATAGTTGGGTTACTGGGAGATAATGGCGCTGGGAAATCTACATTAATTAAGATTCTTACAGGAGTTATTCCCCCTGATACAGGGTCTATTTATTTCGAAGGGAAAAAAATAAACTTTAATTCTCCTGCGGAAGCACGAAGAATGGGCATAGAAACAGTTTATCAAGAGGCAGGTGTAGTAGAGCTGCTAAGTGTTGCGCGCAATTTCTTTCTTGGCAGAGAGATTGTACGGAAGTTAGGTTTTCTGGATTATCGGCGAATGTATATAGAATGTGAAAAAGTTCTTCGTAATATAGGTGTTCAGATACATTCTCCTAACATGCCCGCGGGTGTCCTTTCAGGGGGAGAAAGGCAAGCAATAAATATTGGCCGGGCAATGTACTTTAAAGCAAAATTGTTAGTTTTAGATGAACCTACTACAGCACTTTCTGTTAAAGAAACAGAGCGTATTCTGGATTTTATACAACAAGTTCGCGATCGAACTGGCGTTTCAATTATTTTCGTAACACACAACATAAGTCACGTGTACCGAGTAGCTGATCGTTTTGTAATTTTGGACAGAGGAAGGAAAATCGCCGACATGTTTAAAAACGAGGTAACAGAAAAAGATATTATTGAATATTTAACAGAAAAAACTCTGCGGCAATAACTTAAAGGAGGTGAGTGTCATGTTACACGTAACGCTTGGTTTAAATGCGGCTACAATTCGTCAGGCAGATTTAATAACAGGTCTTTGTGCGGCCAAGGAAGCAGGGTTTGTTGGTTATGAACCTTGGGTTTCTGATTTTCACACTCTTTCCAAAGATCAACGTGTTACAATTAAAAGGTTGTGTAATTACTTGAGTCTTAAATGGCTCCCTTTAATGGGTATTCAAAACTTCTTTGTTGATAATGCTAACGTAATCCGAAAAAGTGAATTAGTATTTTCTCTAGCAGCGGAAATGGAAATTCCTGTTGTAACTGTTGTCCCAGGCCAATTTGACCAGAGCGATAAATTCGCTATAGATGAGGCCACCAAAGAGCTGCACAAACTGTTGGATAAAGCTAAAATGTTTGGAATTGAGTTGTTTTTTGAGATGGTCGCTTTTCATAAAAGGCCATTTAACAATCTTAAAAAAGCTATAGCGCTTGCGGAAAGGGCTGAGATTAAGTTGGTAATCGATACGTTTCACCTTGCTGTAAGCAGAGCGACACCAGAAGAAATTGCAAAGCTTTCACCAGAGTTGATCGGGCTTGTGCATTTATCAGACGCGGTTGTTAAAGAGCAGATCGAAGAATTAGCTGATGAAGATCGAGTGTTGCCTGGGGAAGGAAACCTTAAACTTGTTGAAATTTTGCGAGCGTTGCGAAAGACAAACTATCAAGGAGCTGTTTCAGTGGAGGTTTTTCATCCAAAGTATGCAGATAAAGATGCTTACACAGTGGCCAAGGAGGCGTATAAGAAAGCTAAGGAGGTTCTTGAAGCCGCGGGCTGGTGATTGTAAGAGAAAGGGGGGGTTATCATGCAGAAATTGCGATTAGGAATAATTGGAGCGGGAACAATTGGAAGACTTCATGCTAAGAATATTTCCTTGTATATTCCTGAAGCAGAAGTCCTTATGGTAGCAGATGCTATAGAAAAGGCCGCTCAATCTTGTGCGCGCGAATTCGGTATTCCTACAGCTGTTACAGACTACCACAAGGTACTGAATAATGAGGCAATTGAAGCTATTCTCATCTGTACACCTGGTTCCACACACGCTACAATTATTCGAGAGGCAGCCGAGAAAGGAAAGCATATTTTTTGCGAAAAGCCTTTAGGGTTGGACCTGAAAGAGATTGATGATGCTCTCGCTGCTGTAGAAAAGGCAGGAGTGAAACTACAAGTTGGTTTTAACCGCCGTTTTGATCCAAGTATTCACAAAGCTAAAGAGCTTATTGCTCAAGGAGCAATTGGTAGGATTTATCTTGTTCGCATTACGAGCCGTGATCCTGACATTCCTTCCTTAGAATATCTCAAAACATGTGGCGGGTTATTTTTTGACACGACAATTCACGATTTTGACATGGTCCGTTATCTCACAGGCGACGAAGTAGAAGAGCTTTACGCGTCTGGATCAGTACTTATAGATCCCGAGCTCCAAAAGGTTGGTGATATCGATACTGCTATTGTTATGTTACAGTTTAAGAGCTCAACGTTAGGAATTATTGAAAACTCTCGCCGCGCTGTTTATGGGTATGATCAACGATTAGAAGTGTTTGGGGAAAAAGGGATGATTAGTGTGGGTAATCGGCCAAGAGATTTAGTATCTTTGAGTGACAGCAATGGCGTACATTTTTCCCCTAATGTCTTTTTCTTTCCAGATCGCTACCCTGAAGCCTTTGTTGCAGAGTTAAGAGCATTTGTAAAAAGCGTTAAAAAAGACACAGAGCCGCCGGTGACAGGCCATGATGGGCGTATGGCAGTAGTTATGGCTTATGCAGCTAAACGCTCGTTTGAGGAGCGCCGCCCTGTACGTCTGGCGGAGATTACCGATAAAAAGAAAGGAGGTACAGATGAAAGCAGTAGTGCTTCGTGGGGTAAATGACCTTCGGCTAGAAGAGCTTCCTGATCCCGAACCCACGGACAAAGAGGTGCTTATTCGGATACGAGCTGTTGGTATTTGTGGCACAGATGTAGATATGTGGGAAGGCACAAATAAGGAAGGAACCTTTCCATTTATCCCCGGTCATGAATGGGTAGGTGACGTAATCAAAGTTGGTCGCAAGATTAAGAGTCTATCTGTAGGAGACCGAGTTGTTGGCGAATGTTTCCTTCCATGCCACATCTGTCCTAATTGTAAAGATGGCATGTCTCCAGCAATGTGTATAAATCCTAAATATTATGGCTTTGCGTGGGAGACGCCAGGAGGAATGGCCGAGTATCATGTGTCTGAGGAGGAGCGTTTACATAAAATTCCTGATACCCTTACATATGAAGAGGCAGCGCTCGTTGAACCGATTTCCGTCGCCTACCACGGAATTTGGGGAGTAGGTGGGGGGGTTGCTCCTCATGATCGTGTAGTGATCTTTGGTTGTGGACCGATTGGGCTTTGTGCTTTGTTAATTTGCAAAGTAGCAGGGGCGTTCACGGTAGCGGTAGAACCGCAACCATTTCGGAGGAAGCTAGCCAAGGATCTTGGAGCTGATGTAGTGGTCGATCCATCTGAGGAGAAGTTTGTTATGGAGATCATGGATTGCACAAAAAATCGCGGGGCAACCTTGGTGCTTGAATGTTCTGGTAGTGATGTTGCTTTAGCAGCTAGCGTCGAGGTCGTTGCAAAAGAAGGCCGCATTGTTTTAATTGGGCACAGCGTTGGGCGCAAAGTGCCTATCGAGATTGGAAAGTCGATTTGGCAGGGGGCTAAGATTTTTGGTTCATGTGATAGTCCTTTCTTTATTCCCAAGACTTTAGACTTTATGGCACGAAAGCTAGCTGATTTTACAAAAATTATAACTTATAGATTTCCATTAGCACAAGCGCTCACGGCATTTGAAACGGCGCGGGATAATCCTGAAGCTGTTAAAATTTTACTTATTCCATGAGTCACGTAGGCGGCGAATGCGGCTTTCAAGTTAGTCTTTATGGGAGGAGTGCTTCGAAAGGAGGATTTATGTGGATAACTACAGAACACCCGGCGATTATCTTTGAAGACACGGAGGTAGGCCGGCTGAAGAAAGAAATCTGGGATGCCTCTGAAGAGGAAATCGATAAGATTCTTGCTGAATATGGGATCCCTTCCCCTTCAGAGCTTGGTAAGCCCGGGACGTACATACAGACCACCCCTCGTGCAAAGTTAGTGGAGGAGCGCAAAAAAAACGACATCGTCTTAATTCCAGTAGGATGTACTGAAAATCATGGGATGCATACTATTTCTGGGCTTGATACGCTTATGGTAACTCAGATTTGTGAGGCAGTGCGGCGTTATACTGCAAAGCAGGGAAGACCGGTTGCGTTGGCCTGGCCGCCTTTGAACTATGGTGGGCATCCATACCACCATATCGGAATGCCTGGGACTATTATTGTGTCACCAGAAGCGGTTCGCGAGACAATAATCAGCGTAATGTTAGGCTTGTGGAACGACGGTTTTCGTAAGCAGATTATAATTAATAACCATGGACACCTATGGCTGCTGGAGTCAGCCCTGCACGAGTTTATGTACCGATACCAGCTTCCAGGAATTTTTCAGATTTTGGACTGGCACCGAGCAGTACGGGAGTTTTTCTTCCCGGCAGGGCGAAAAGATTTCTTGGAAACATACTTTATACACGCCGACGAAGCCGAGACCTCAGTAGCTTTACTCTTATTTCCTGAAGGCATGGTGGACATGTCTAAAGCTGAAAAAGCGAAACCTGAAGTGTTTGTTCTTGCAGGACATTTCGACACCTCCGTGGATGATTGCCGGCGTCCACATAGGTGGTCAGAAGGGGAGGGACATATGGCGATAGAGCTTATGGCTACACCTGAAGGTGTAGTGGGGGATCCTACACGAGCTTCGGCCCAGAAGGCTAAACGCCCTATTGCTGCAATTCTCCGCTACCTCACTTTAGTCATAGACCAAATTCTGGAAACGTTCCCGCCAG
Coding sequences within it:
- a CDS encoding ABC transporter permease, which gives rise to MTAMREARMIKSRLSRFRFKSLPLSFLTKRPELGAVIAVFLVWLAFSFTTKGKFLKLDNLAAIMSLTAENGAVILGLMMAMISGVIDLSVGSVYAFGALFFVVFTQAIGQSCVAAFVLILCCAFVCGLINGIITEHFNVPSMITTLGMMFVLRGVLYLATGGFPRSFGSYHNIFFDVLAGRIGETPFRYSLFWLIGIALLAHLILFYTRFGNHIFATGGNPMLARLMGINVSKIRITCFIISSVLAAFGGIMSVARFRMVAVTHGEGLELAAIAAAVTGGTLLRGGYGTVIGALMGATLISSLRSGLLLSGVPGHWYIVFMGIILAIAAMINEGVWRKWLRK
- a CDS encoding sugar ABC transporter ATP-binding protein, with protein sequence MVTKIANNVLVYMENISKSFGPVRALKGVDFFVKHSEIVGLLGDNGAGKSTLIKILTGVIPPDTGSIYFEGKKINFNSPAEARRMGIETVYQEAGVVELLSVARNFFLGREIVRKLGFLDYRRMYIECEKVLRNIGVQIHSPNMPAGVLSGGERQAINIGRAMYFKAKLLVLDEPTTALSVKETERILDFIQQVRDRTGVSIIFVTHNISHVYRVADRFVILDRGRKIADMFKNEVTEKDIIEYLTEKTLRQ
- a CDS encoding sugar phosphate isomerase/epimerase, whose amino-acid sequence is MLHVTLGLNAATIRQADLITGLCAAKEAGFVGYEPWVSDFHTLSKDQRVTIKRLCNYLSLKWLPLMGIQNFFVDNANVIRKSELVFSLAAEMEIPVVTVVPGQFDQSDKFAIDEATKELHKLLDKAKMFGIELFFEMVAFHKRPFNNLKKAIALAERAEIKLVIDTFHLAVSRATPEEIAKLSPELIGLVHLSDAVVKEQIEELADEDRVLPGEGNLKLVEILRALRKTNYQGAVSVEVFHPKYADKDAYTVAKEAYKKAKEVLEAAGW
- the iolG gene encoding inositol 2-dehydrogenase, which produces MQKLRLGIIGAGTIGRLHAKNISLYIPEAEVLMVADAIEKAAQSCAREFGIPTAVTDYHKVLNNEAIEAILICTPGSTHATIIREAAEKGKHIFCEKPLGLDLKEIDDALAAVEKAGVKLQVGFNRRFDPSIHKAKELIAQGAIGRIYLVRITSRDPDIPSLEYLKTCGGLFFDTTIHDFDMVRYLTGDEVEELYASGSVLIDPELQKVGDIDTAIVMLQFKSSTLGIIENSRRAVYGYDQRLEVFGEKGMISVGNRPRDLVSLSDSNGVHFSPNVFFFPDRYPEAFVAELRAFVKSVKKDTEPPVTGHDGRMAVVMAYAAKRSFEERRPVRLAEITDKKKGGTDESSSASWGK
- a CDS encoding alcohol dehydrogenase catalytic domain-containing protein, with product MKAVVLRGVNDLRLEELPDPEPTDKEVLIRIRAVGICGTDVDMWEGTNKEGTFPFIPGHEWVGDVIKVGRKIKSLSVGDRVVGECFLPCHICPNCKDGMSPAMCINPKYYGFAWETPGGMAEYHVSEEERLHKIPDTLTYEEAALVEPISVAYHGIWGVGGGVAPHDRVVIFGCGPIGLCALLICKVAGAFTVAVEPQPFRRKLAKDLGADVVVDPSEEKFVMEIMDCTKNRGATLVLECSGSDVALAASVEVVAKEGRIVLIGHSVGRKVPIEIGKSIWQGAKIFGSCDSPFFIPKTLDFMARKLADFTKIITYRFPLAQALTAFETARDNPEAVKILLIP
- a CDS encoding creatininase family protein, yielding MWITTEHPAIIFEDTEVGRLKKEIWDASEEEIDKILAEYGIPSPSELGKPGTYIQTTPRAKLVEERKKNDIVLIPVGCTENHGMHTISGLDTLMVTQICEAVRRYTAKQGRPVALAWPPLNYGGHPYHHIGMPGTIIVSPEAVRETIISVMLGLWNDGFRKQIIINNHGHLWLLESALHEFMYRYQLPGIFQILDWHRAVREFFFPAGRKDFLETYFIHADEAETSVALLLFPEGMVDMSKAEKAKPEVFVLAGHFDTSVDDCRRPHRWSEGEGHMAIELMATPEGVVGDPTRASAQKAKRPIAAILRYLTLVIDQILETFPPGKVPPVEKVTLRTREEMEPYLKWPEERGWRPVYALSRKGF